The Nitrospirota bacterium genome contains the following window.
ACTCTGGCTTGGGAAAAAATATGGAAACATCTCCATGTTTGCTTCAAAGGGGGCCATTGGCAGATTGGGACCTGTCATCAGTCATATCAGCATATTCCTTATTCTTATCGGGGCTGCTTTAAGCAGCGCAATAGGTTTCAGAGGCTACATTCCTGTTTTTGAAGGGGTACCTGTACGTGTCCCTGAGGGCAACTTCACTATTATCCTTAACAAATTCTGGATTGACTACTATGAAAATGGTATGATTAAAGATTACTTCAGCAGCCTGTCAATTTTAGATAAAGGGGAAATTGTACTGACCAAGACAATACAGGTAAATGATCCACTGCAGTACAAGGGCTTCCGGTTCTATCAAAGCAGTTACGGAACTGCACGGGACCGCGCAGACAAGCTTTTCATGCGCATCACTGACAGGGAAAATGGAGGCACTGTAGCCGATGCCGCTCTGGATTTCAGAAAGGAAAAAGAAATCAAGGGGACAGACCTGAGATTATATGCAAGTAATTTCACTGGCAATTTTGAATCTGATTCCGGCAACAAAGAAATATTTGCCAAATCTGCCAAATCCGAAGATCATGAAAATCCTGCGGTGCAGATTGATATTTATGAAGGTGGAAAATTAATATCAAGCCCCTGGATATTCTATAAATTCCCTGATATGTTTCCTGTTAAGGGTTCAAAATACAACTTCATCCTTTCAGGTTATACATCACCTCATTATTCCGGCCTTCAGATAGCCAAAGATCCTGGCGTTAACATAGTCTGGGCTGGAAGCGGCCTGCTTATGCTTGGGCTTTATTTATCTTTTTTCATATTTCACTGGAGGATCTGGATCATGATAGAACCATATGAAGAGAACGCCCTGATCTATATAGGTGGAATAGCGAACAAAGATACGCTTGGCTTTGAAAAAGAAATGGAAAGCATATTGAGACATTTATGAAAAACTTTATACTAATTAATTCCGGACAATTTACCAGGGAGGCTAAGTAATGGATTATTCCAATATCTCTATCTTTGTCGCATTTTCAGCAGGCTTTCTTTCTTTTGTTTCTCCCTGTGTCCTACCCCTCGTACCTTCTTTTGTTACCTACATAACAGGTCTGACATTCGAAGATATTACATCTGCCAAAGATAAATCAAAGGTAAGGTATATAACAATCACAAATTCACTTGCCTTCATTGGAGGGTTTTCTTCTGTTTTTGTACTTCTCGGTGCATCAGCAACATTTTTAGGAGAGACATTACTTGCTTATCAGAACATTATTCAGAAAATCGGAGGAGTACTTATCGTACTTTTGGGGCTGTACATAATGGGGGTCATCAAATTAAACTTCCTGTCCTCTCAGAAAAAATTCCATATAGAAAACAAACCAGCCGGATTTATAGGTTCTTTCCTTGTTGGGATGGCATTCGCTGCAGGATGGACACCATGTGTCGGTCCTATATTAGGCTCCATTCTCCTTTATGCAAGTACTACAGGTTCAATGGCAAAGGGGATGGGACTCCTGGCAGTATACTCTCTCGGACTTGGCGTGCCTTTTTTTATTTCAGCCCTGGCCATCAACACATTCATAGCAACCTTTAAGGTTGTGACCCGATACATGAAATGGATAAACATCATTAGCGGGGCCTTCCTGATATTGATAGGTATAATGATATTTACTGACTCTTTTTCATTCATTTCTACATGGTTTCAAAAATATGGAATAGGGTGGAGTATTGAATTATAAAGCCAGGATTAACCAATAATAGATCTGTTTGATTTTTTAATATTAAATATTTGTTTTTTGATTTATAATATTTAAATTTTTATCATCCTTATGCCAAACTACGACGTCATAGTAGCAGGTTCCGGACCTGCCGGTGCCACGACTGCACACAGGCTTGCAAAGGCAGGACTAAGTGTCCTGATCCTTGAAAAGGACGAGCTTCCGAGATACAAACCATGCGGCGGAGGCATTTCTTTAAAGATAAACCGCATCCTTGACATAGATATTAAAGATTTTGTCGAGGCAACGGTCAGCGGCGCCTACTTCAGTTATGGTCAGAAAGAGAGCACCCTGCTTATGTCTGAACAACCGGTGGCGTATATGGTAATGCGCGACAAGCTTGACGCTCACATAACCTATGAAGCTGTAAAGGCGGGGGCATCCCTTCTTACAGGTAAAAAGGTAGAAGGTATTGCTGCTGCAAAAGATGGATATGAGGTCTTTACAAAGAATGAGGTCTTTACATGCCGGTATGTAGTCGGGGCTGATGGCGTCAACGGGGCTGCAAGAAGGTTTATGTATCCAAATACCATTCGTACTATAGCCGCATCAATAGAGGCAGAGATAGAGGTCGAACAGTCTGTCATTGACAAGCATTCCAATTATGTACATATTGATTTCGGGGTCATACCTTATGGTTATGCATGGGTCTTTCCAAAAAAAAACATGTTATCTGTCGGTATAGCCGGATTTAAAGGTGTAGTTAAAAGACCCAAAGATTTTTTTGATAAATTTATTAAAGGACATGACACACTGTCCGGTATAACTGGCTTTAAATATAAAGGATATCCACTGCCGCTATTCAGAAAGCAGCAGGTCCTTACAAAGGGTGGGGTCATACTGACAGGAGATGCAGGTAATCTGGTAGACCCATTTTTTGGCGAGGGGATCTATTATGCCATCAGGAGTGCACAGCTTGCATCTTCCGTTATTTATGACAGTATCCGCAATGGGAGCAGCGATCTCGGCAGATACGATAAGCTTCTGAGCAACGAGTTCTATCCTGAGTTCAGGGCTGCCCAGAAAGTCTCTCTATTCGTTTATTCGTGCCCAAGAATTTGGTATGACATCCTGACAGAGAGGCCTGAGCTCGCAGAAAAATATTTCAATGTCCTGCGCGGCAACAACAGTTATGAAAACTTTTTAAAGGAACTAAAGTCCATCGGCGGCTCACTTGTGAAGACAGCGATCAAGAAGAGCATCGTACGTTTATTTAATTAGTAATGATGAAAGCCATACAGTGTATTTCCATTTCCAAGTCATACCGGCATTACGAGGTACTTAAAGAGATAACCCTTGAAATCAACTCAGGTGAATGCTATGCAATGTTCGGCCCAAATGGGGCAGGAAAAACAACCCTTCTCAGGATACTGGCCACTGTCCACCGTCCTTCAGCCGGTCAATTCTTAATGGCAGGTTACGATGGAGTCCGGGAGAAAATTAAGGTACGGGAGGCCGTCTTCCTTATCGCTCACGGATCATATCTGTATGACGACCTGAATGCTATCGAAAATATCCGCTTTGCCATAGGGCTCCGCGGGAAAAACCGGCCGGACCAGGAGATAAAGCTTGCCCTTGACCGTGTGGGGATTGGCGCCTTCTCAGAACTCAAGACCCGTTACTTTTCTGCAGGGATGAAGAAGCGTTTGTCTATTGCAAAATCAATGCTCACAAACCCAAAGATACTTTTAATGGACGAACCTTACGCCTCTCTGGATGAGAAGGGGCAGCAAATGGTCAATCATTATCTTCGGGAGGTAACAGAATCAGGTGGTACTGTTTTTATGACTACCCACGACCGGGCCAGAACTGCTGAGGTAGCTCACCGGGTCGGTGTCCTCACCCAGGGAAGTCTCAGGGAAATACCGGCACTACAGTTAAAAGAGTCCCATGATATTTTTTAGAGTTATCCGATGGATCGTATGGAAAGACCTTTTAAGTGAGATCAGGAGCCGTGAGAATATCTCATCCATGTTCTTTTTTGCACTCATTATCATCCTGATCTTCAGCTTAAGCCTTTCAATGGATACAGAGATGGTAAAAGAGATGATACCAGGGATCCTCTGGATTGCCTTCAGTTTTACCGGGATCATCGGCCTTGGAAAGTCTTTCCTCGTAGAGACGCAGAACGACTGTATGGAGAACCTGCTGATGGCCCCAATCCCGAAAGGGGCTGTCTACCTTGGGAAACTTCTGGGAAATTTTCTCTTCATGCTGGTGGTCGAGATCATAATCTTTCCCCTGTTCGTTATTTTTTTTAATCTCGACATTTTTGGACAGATCCCCATGATTATGTTAATATGTTTCCTCGGCACACTGGGTCTGGCGGCCATGGGAACCCTGCTATCGGCCATGACGGTTCAAATCAAGGCGCGTGAAGTGATGTTCCCTCTGATGCTCCTCCCCCTCGTTGTTCCGGTGATTATCGGTGCAGTTGAGGCTACAAAGGGGGCAATAAATGCCGACCCGCTGAAACTGTATCAGCAATGGATCCAGTTACTGGCAGTATTCGACCTTGTTTTTCTGATCGTGTCGTACTGGCTGTTTGAATTTATCCTGGAGGATTAGGTATTATGCACAAATTGATAAAATGGATGCGGCGTCTCGAGGGCTGGTTTGGACTTGCCGCAGGCATTTTCTTAATAGTTGGATTGTATATGGCTCTGGTTACATCCCCACCGGATTACTATCAGGGGGAAGTCGTAAGGATCATGTATATTCATGTCCCCTTTGCCCAGACTTCACTCCTTGCTTATCTTGTCCTCTTCATAGGAAGCCTCTGGTATCTTTGGAAGAAGGACCCTGTAGTTGACAATCTCAACCATGCAGCTGCCGGTGTGGGGGCATTTTTCACAATCGGGGAACTGTTAACCGGTTCCATATGGGGGAAACCGGCATGGAATACCTGGTGGACATGGGACGCCCGGCTGACCTCGGCCCTTGTCCTTCTCCTGATCCTGATGGCCTATCTGATGCTTCGTATGTTTATGGATGATCATGTGAAAGAGGCCAGATATGCCGCTATCGTGGCCATTATAGGTTTTGTGGATCTCCCTATTGTCTATTTCTCAGTTGAGTGGTGGAGGACCATTCACCAGCCGCTCTCAGTTTCTCAAAGGGGATTGGCCATCTCACAGGAAATCTTAATACCATTGATTGTCATGACTATCGGATTCTATCTGCTCTTTACGTATATGGTCATGGTCCGGACCAGAATGCTCTATCTGGGACACCTCCTTGAAGCCAAGAAAGGAAGGCTTCTAAGCCAGGCGCACCTATGAGCAGGGGAATGTCTTCGTTCTACATTCGATGGGGGGTTTTACTCCTCGTCACATCCATGATCGCATTTCTGGGGTTCCAAAGATATCAAAGGGATGTGGCCAGTCTGACCCCTGATCAACTATTGGAAAACCCGACACCTGATAAAACAAGGGTAATGGGGATTATCCAGGGAGGTACCCTGACAAGGGAACATGACAGTAACAGGGCTTATTTTCTTCTTCAGGGGGAAAATAAGACATTGCCGGTCAGGTATGAGGGACATGACACTGATACGCTGAGGGATCTCAAAGTCATAGTAGTTACCGGACATATAAATTCCGTTACAGCAGAGTTCGACGGGGAATCTGTTTCACTCATTCCAAATTACGGCTTTGTGACAGTCGCCTATTTGTTAGGTATCCTGCCGACCCTCTTCTTCCTCTTCCTGATGGAGCGAAAACTTCGTCTACTGTATACAGAGGTAAAAGAAGCCAAACTTTATGAACCGGAGGCAATAGACTTTGACAAAGAGTAAAAAAATCGGCATAGGTATTAGCATTCTGATTATTGCCGGGGCTATAGGATATCTGGCTCTGGGGAACTTCGGGGAAAATCTGATCTATTTTTACACCCCGTCGGAAGTCCGCTCCCTCTCCCCTGATTATTACGGAAAAAAAGTGCGTGTAGGCGGGATGGTCGTAAATGGAAGTCTTAAGGTTGTCCCCAATACGCTCCGTATGAACTTTGAGTTGACTGACGGGGCTGAAACGATACCGGTTACATTTGAAGGGGTACCTCCTGATCTGTTCAAAGAAGGGACCGGTGCCGTGGTTGAGGGTTACTGGGATTCCGGCAATGTCTTTAAATCCAACATGATCATGGCCAAGCATTCAGAAGACTACATGCCTATAGAGATGAAACGGGCCGGCGTGGAAATGCCAAAGAAGGACATGATAAAATCGTTGCAACCATAGACAATTTATGACACCATGGAAGTATAAAGTATGATAATAGAAATTGGTTATTTCGCAGTTATTGCTGCACTCGTGGTCTCCATTGCCGGAATTCTCGCTCCATTGATCGGCCTTAAAACAGGAAATCCGGCATGGATCCGGGCCGGACGCCAGGCCGTAACCGCTAATTTTATCCTGATTTCATTAGGATGCGGTTCACTTATATACTCCTTTCTGTTACGTGACTTCTCGGTAAAATATGTTGTCATGAATTCTAACAGCCGGTTGCCGGTCTTTTATACTGTAGCTGCACTGTGGGGTGGACATGAGGGATCTCTCCTTTTCTGGGCATGGATACTGGCTGCCTTCGCAACCCTGGCTGCCTGGATACACTGGAAGTCTCACCCGGAAACCATGCCCTACCTGCTGGCGATTGAGTCATCTCTGACAGTCGGATTTCTGGCGCTAATCATCTTCTTGTCGAGCCCTTTTGAACGCGTCTTTCCAGCCCTTGCCGAGGGGATGGACTTAAACCCCCTGCTTCAGGACCCAGGCATGGTTTTTCATCCCCCGTTTCTTTACCTCGGCTACGTCGGTTTCTCCATACCATTTTCATTTGCCCTGGCGGCCCTGCTTTCCGGCAGGTTGGGAGAAGAATGGATACGTGCAACCCATCGCTGGACCCTATTTTCATGGATCATGTTGACATTCGGGATTATTATGGGAGGCTACTGGGCCTATTATGAATTGGGATGGGGAGGCTACTGGGCCTGGGACCCTGTGGAGAATGCCTCATTTATGCCATGGCTGGTCGGGACGGCATTTCTGCACTCCGTCATGGTGCAGGAGAAACGAAAGATGTTCAAGGTGTGGAACCTCTTTCTGATTATTGTCACCTTCTCTTTATCACTCTTAGGGACTTTTCTTGTCCGAAGCGGCATTCTCTCATCTGTCCATGCATTTGCAAACGATCCGGGACGGGGGGTTTATATCCTGATCTTCATGTCTACAGTGCTTATACTTTCGTTCGGCATTCTTATAATACGTTCTAATAAGCTTAAGGTCAAAATCGAGATGGACTCCGTCATCTCGCGGGAGTCAGCATATCTGTTCAATAACCTGTTTTTTCTGATAGCAACTGCCACTGTCTTCCTCGGGACGCTTTACCCCCTCCTCGTTGACACACTGTACGGGACAAAGGTGACAGTCGGCGCTCCTTACTACAACAAGGTTTTTCTGCCGATTGTTCTGATTATCCTTATACTTATGGGAATAGCCCCGATGATAGCCTGGCGTAAGGCATCAATGGAAAACCTCCGGAAGAACTTCCTGGTTCCAGTGATAGCCGCCCTGGCTGGTACGGTGATCTCCGCCATAATTGGCATCCGGCAGATTTATCCCCTGGCAGCAGCTTTCATCGTCTTTTTTGTCGCGGCAACCATCATATCTGACCTGTATAAAAACAGCTCCTACTGGGCAAGCCACTCCGGGACCAGTCTGCTGACCGGTATTTGGAAGGCATGGTATCATAATCAGAGGCGTTACGGTGGACTGGTAACCCATATAGGTGTCCTGGTGATGATACTCGGGATAATAGGATCATCTGCATACAAATTGGAAAAAACGATTATTTTGAAACCCGGAGATGAGTTTTCACTCGGACACTACTCCTATAAGTTTCAGGGACTCCAGGATGTTCAGGGGATCAACTGGGAGGGTGCGGAGGCCCTTTTCAACGTCTATGAGGGAAATAACTTCATAGCAGAGATGCGGCCTCAAAAAAGGCGTTATTCAGGCGGGTCTCAAATGCCGACCACCGAGGCTGCTATTTATCCTCGTCACATGGGCGATCTCTACCTGTCCATGACTGATATAACGCAGGATGGATGGATCACAGTAATGGCCTTCCAGAACCCCCTGATCCACTGGATATGGTATGGCGGTGGAATAATGGGACTTGGAGTCGTTCTGATTCTCTTCAAGAGAAAAAGGAGGGAATCGTAATGAAAGGGTGGCATGTCGCAACTATAGTTGCGCTCATCGGAATAATCGGGCTCTTTTACGCAGGACTTGGTCGTGATCCAAGAAACATCCCCACTGTCCTTGTTGGAACAGCGGCCCCATCCTTCTCAGGTCCGAATGTACAGAGCGGAGAAATCCTTTCATTTGACTCATACAAAGGAAAGATTATTGTTCTTAATTTCTGGGCCTCCTGGTGTCAGGAATGCCGGCTGGAGCATCAGAACCTGCTGGCAATTAACGGAGAATTCAGGAATTATCCTGACTTTGTAATGCTCGGGATAGATTACCAGGATCAGCCCGGGGACGCTAATGGTTTTCTCAATTCCTTCGGTAGTTCATATCCTCACATAAGGGACATCAAGGGTACCATTGCGATTGATTATGGGGTTTATGGTGTCCCTGAAACGTTTATTATAGACAGCAAGGGGATCATACGTTTCAAATATGTAGGACCAATCATTGGACCGGTCTATTCTCAGGTGACGGAGAAAATCATCCGGCCACTGTTAGAGGGTAAGGAGCTTTAAAGATTATGATAAAAGCTATATGGGTCATATCCTTTCTACTATTTTTTACGCATGCAGGCATTCTTCCGGCAGAGATACGGGATGAAACCTCTCTCGATGCAAGGACCCGGGATGTGTCAAAGACACTGAGGTGTACGGTTTGCCAGAATGAATCTATCTGGGACTCCAAGGCCGACCTGGCAAAGCAGATGCGTGAGGTAGTCCGTGAGCGCCTTGCACAGGGACAAAGCGAGGAAGAGATTCAGGCTTACTTCCGGAGCCGGTATGGAGACTATATCCTGCTTGAGCCCAGAAAATCGGGGATGAACTGGCTTCTTTGGGCTGGCCCTTTCGTCCTCTTTGCTGTTGGAGGATTAATCCTCTACCTGGTTGTGCGCCGCTGGGTCGCTCAGACACCAACTACACGCATGGAAGATCTCCCTCCCCTTGATGATGAACATAAGAAGCGAATCGAGGAGGAGTTAAAATCTTTCGAATAGTATTATTAGAGGAGGTTGACTTAATATGTTCGTCGTCATAGCTGCGGTAATAGTAATAGTCGCAGTGTTGTTTATTGCCTGGCCGCTCTTCCGTAAGGGTTCAAGTCCGCTCTCTCAAGGGATGGATACTGCCGGCAGAGAGGAATCCATTGACCTTGAAACGGAAAAACAGAATATCCTCGAATCTCTCACAGACCTCGAGTCTGACCGGCAGGGAGGCAAGCTCACACAGGCTGACTATGAACGTCTTAAAGACATTGATGAACACCGTCTGGCTGGAATCCTTGATATGATTGACAGCGCTGCTGCTGCAGCAAAAATATCTGCAAGGCATCAGACAGGTACAGGCTCCACAGAACAGGCACCCCGCTTCCGGACTATGAACATAGCGGGCTTCCTCCTCTTGACCGCCCTTGTGATAGGCGGCTCCTCCGGAATTTACTATTACCAGAATGTCAAGACTCAGAATCAAAATCAGGAAGCCATGATGGAAAATCAGGGGGATCCCTCTATGGATGGCGCGGCCAATCCTCTTGAGATGGTAGCACAACTGGAGCGCAAACTGAGACAAAATCCGGATGATCTGCAGGGGCAGATAATGGCCGGCCGTTCCTACATGACAATTGATCGTCCTGAAGATGCACGGAAGGCATGGAACAAGGTAATCGAACTCGATCCTGCCAATGTTGAGGCTCACTATAGTCTGGGCTATCTCCTGATCCAGACCGCTGACGCCGGAACCCCGCAAAACTTTGAAAAGGCCATAGGTCATCTCGATGCAGCGCTATTGCTCTCCCCTGGACTGCCGGCTGCACTTTACTACAAAGGGCTTGCCCTCACCCACCTGAAAAAGTATGATGAGGCGGAAAGCAACTGGAACAGCGCCCTTCATGGCCTTCCACCAGGCAGCGAAGATGCGGAATTCGTAAAGGATGCCCTTAGAAAACTAAAGAACGGAAAGCGGTAGATGTTTACATCCGGATTCAAAATCTTCAGGGTACTGGGGATACCCATTTACATCAACTACACCTGGTTTATCGTCTTCTCCCTTGTGGTATACACACTGGCAGTGAGCTACTTCCCTTATCTTGGTCCGTACTATGAGCCGTCTGTCAGGTGGATTATGGCATTTATTGCGGCGATACTACTCTTTTCATCCATTCTTCTCCACGAACTGTCTCATTCTTATGTAGCGCAGAGACAGGGTATAAAGATTAAGAGCATAACACTGTTTGTCTTCGGCGGCATAGCCCAGATGGTTGGAGAGAGCCGCTCACCCGGAGGCGAGATGAAGATAGCTGCGGCAGGCCCTGCCTTAAGCCTGTTTATCTCGGGTATATTCTGGACAATAGTATTCGTATTCAAACGCGGCATGGCAACATCACCTGTACTGGCAATCTCTTATTTTCTTGCGTACACCAACATGATACTTGCTGTATTCAATCTTATACCGGGCTTCCCTCTGGATGGCGGAAGGATGCTCAGGGCATTCATATGGAAACGTTCCAACAATCTGAATAAAGCAACACTTATCACGAGCCGGATTGGCAAGGGGTTTGCTCTCCTGCTGATAGTCGGAGGACTATGGAATATCCTTCAGGGGGTGTTTATCAGCGGACTGTGGATGATATTCGTAGGGATGTTCCTGCAGCAGGCTGCAGATCAGGGCTACAGACAGACAGTCCTTAACCGCACACTGTCATCAGTCAAGATCCGGGATATTATGGTCTCGCCGGCTATAGTAGTTAATAACGATGTGACCCTGGACCACATTGTCAATGATTTCTTCTTCCGTTATCGTTATAACAGTTTTCCGGTTGTTTCCGGAGATGTTTTAGCCGGTATCATATCTTTTCATGACATAAAGCTTGTAGAAAAAGAAAAGTGGCCTTATACTATTGTGCAGGATATAATGCACAAGGAGATTAACGCCTTTACTATCTCACCTGAGAGCGGAGCGCTTGAAGCCCTTGATAAGATGATTGACACACACAGCGGCAGGCTTGTAGTGACTGAGAACGGACATATTGCCGGCATGATAAGTCAGCGTGATATTATGCATATGCTGAAGATGAAGGCAGACCTGGGGACAGCATAATTCCCGGCCTGTCATTTTTTTAGTCATCCTGGAGGTAGTTCTTCAAGTGAAAAAAAAACTGACCATTCTATATTGCACGCCTGAAGTCACCCCATTCTCAAAGACAGGCGGACTTGGAGATGTTGCCGGAAGCCTGCCCAGGGCACTTTCTTCTGCAGGCTGTGATGTCCGGATTATTACACCCAAATATGCAGGGATCAGCGACTCAACATATAAGTTAAAGAAGGTAATAGACAACATACCTGTAAGAATCGGAACCCGGGAGGAAGCAGGAGGCCTTTATGAAGGGAAACTACCCGGCAGCAAGGTACCTGTCTATTTCGTAAGCAGCAGCAAATACTTCCTCAGAAAAGACCTCTACCAGGAAAATGGCAAGGACTATGATGACAACCTTGAGCGG
Protein-coding sequences here:
- a CDS encoding site-2 protease family protein, producing the protein MFTSGFKIFRVLGIPIYINYTWFIVFSLVVYTLAVSYFPYLGPYYEPSVRWIMAFIAAILLFSSILLHELSHSYVAQRQGIKIKSITLFVFGGIAQMVGESRSPGGEMKIAAAGPALSLFISGIFWTIVFVFKRGMATSPVLAISYFLAYTNMILAVFNLIPGFPLDGGRMLRAFIWKRSNNLNKATLITSRIGKGFALLLIVGGLWNILQGVFISGLWMIFVGMFLQQAADQGYRQTVLNRTLSSVKIRDIMVSPAIVVNNDVTLDHIVNDFFFRYRYNSFPVVSGDVLAGIISFHDIKLVEKEKWPYTIVQDIMHKEINAFTISPESGALEALDKMIDTHSGRLVVTENGHIAGMISQRDIMHMLKMKADLGTA